The Priestia koreensis genomic interval AAGTTAATGTAACGTCGTGGGTCTACCGCATTTGATTTGCTCATATTCCACGGTCCTTCGTGAAGCTCAAAGTGTAAATGAGGACCTGTTGAATGTCCGGTACTTCCCATATATCCGATCTGCTGTCCTTTTGATACAGATTGTCCAACAGAAACTAAATATTTTTCCATATGTGCATATACGGTTGTATACATTTTTCCATTAATAGAGTGAACAATAAAGACACAGTTTCCGTAAGAACTCGAATGATACGCACGAACGACCTGGCCATCTGCTGCTGCTACGATTGGCACTTCGCTTGCACGCTTCCCAATGTCTACACCGTCATGGTGAGTTCCCCAGCGTCCACCAAATTCTGATGTGACAGGACCTGCTGCTGGACTCGTAAAGTTTCCTGCTGATGTGGCTGGCGTTGGTGCTGCCGGTGCTGGTGCTTCCTCAACTTTTTCTACCGCTTGAGGCGTTCGTGCTGCTGCTTTATGCTGCTTTAGAGCTTCTTTTCTCGCTAATTCAGCTGCTGCTTGCTTTTTCGCCTCTTCGCGCTTACGCTCTGCTTCTTTTTTCTCCCATGCCGCAAGCTGATTTTTATATGCCGTCTCCTGATCAGCTAGAAGCTTGTCTTGATCTTGAAGAGAGAGCGTTTCCGTATGCTCGTGAACCTCACTTACTTTTAGTGAAGACATCAGTTTGTTTTTCTCATCCACTTCACTTTGAAGCTTTTTGCGAAGATGATCAAGATCTGTGAGCGTTTCTTGAACCTCTTCTAGCTCTTTTTGAACTTCCGCTTCCTTTTGCTCACGGTCCTTCTTATCTTTTTCGTGTTGCTCTAGGAGATCTTTGTCCGCTTGAACGATCGTTCCAACCGCATTCATACGGCTAATAAAATCAGAAAAGCTTTGTGCGCCTAATAGAACGCCCAAGTAATCCATGCTTCCCCCATTTTGCTGAAAGGAACGAGCGCGATCTTTTAACAGCTCTGTTCGCTGATTAATTCGCTCTGTTAAGGCTTGAATTTCTTTTTTTAGCTGATTGATTTTGTCTTGTGTTTCCTTCAGCTCTACTCGCTTGGCACGAACTTTATCACTTGTTTCTTCGACTGATTTATCAA includes:
- a CDS encoding murein hydrolase activator EnvC family protein, producing the protein MKSRKLAVTTAVAIGLSGVFTFSGTNAYAAGQDLQNKINDVQGKRSNLQKDLKTHQDQIKSLQNQQSKLDKEIERLDKSVEETSDKVRAKRVELKETQDKINQLKKEIQALTERINQRTELLKDRARSFQQNGGSMDYLGVLLGAQSFSDFISRMNAVGTIVQADKDLLEQHEKDKKDREQKEAEVQKELEEVQETLTDLDHLRKKLQSEVDEKNKLMSSLKVSEVHEHTETLSLQDQDKLLADQETAYKNQLAAWEKKEAERKREEAKKQAAAELARKEALKQHKAAARTPQAVEKVEEAPAPAAPTPATSAGNFTSPAAGPVTSEFGGRWGTHHDGVDIGKRASEVPIVAAADGQVVRAYHSSSYGNCVFIVHSINGKMYTTVYAHMEKYLVSVGQSVSKGQQIGYMGSTGHSTGPHLHFELHEGPWNMSKSNAVDPRRYINF